The Saprospiraceae bacterium genome includes a window with the following:
- a CDS encoding DUF4271 domain-containing protein — protein sequence MIRYFLLFFVPVFFFPSDSEAQSERKKNNPFEIVPRLDSVIRSESQFPSSGNTSTDQVLAGTEVPDTSTLNIDLLNNNSTGINEEDKRSPVADQKKNPFEVDHVPIRKSSNVVKNPSESFGNVMIQSTGKTNNFLIWFLLISAALLAIVMSTRHNIIGLIYKSIFNENMLKLFQREENTRFSSYLVLLYLIFIINITTFIYLLINEFGPHKGIQFWLYLLVIITLIYISRHTALSLLGWIFNISKNTGLYSFTIMLFNLFIGLILIPLNLILSFGPDILSQSILYISLFLLAFLLIIRTFRGVFIASDFFNNRLFQIIIYLCAFEIAPMLILVKTAVKFVI from the coding sequence ATGATACGATATTTCTTATTGTTTTTTGTACCGGTATTTTTTTTTCCATCAGATTCTGAAGCACAATCAGAAAGGAAAAAAAACAATCCTTTTGAAATCGTACCTCGATTAGACTCTGTAATCCGTTCTGAATCCCAATTTCCATCCTCCGGCAATACTTCAACAGATCAAGTTTTGGCCGGCACAGAAGTTCCGGATACTTCTACATTGAATATAGATTTGTTAAATAATAATTCAACAGGCATCAATGAAGAAGACAAACGGAGTCCGGTGGCCGATCAAAAGAAAAATCCTTTCGAAGTAGATCATGTGCCCATTCGGAAGAGCAGTAACGTTGTTAAAAATCCTTCTGAGAGCTTCGGAAATGTAATGATACAATCTACAGGCAAAACCAATAATTTTTTGATCTGGTTTTTACTGATATCAGCGGCATTACTTGCCATAGTGATGAGCACACGACATAATATTATCGGACTGATATATAAATCAATTTTTAATGAGAATATGCTGAAACTTTTCCAAAGAGAAGAAAACACCCGCTTTTCAAGCTATCTTGTATTGTTATACCTTATTTTTATTATCAACATTACTACTTTTATTTATCTTTTAATCAATGAGTTCGGGCCACATAAGGGCATACAATTCTGGCTTTACCTTCTGGTCATTATTACACTTATATACATCTCCCGACATACTGCATTAAGTTTGTTGGGATGGATATTCAATATCAGTAAAAATACAGGTTTATATAGTTTTACAATCATGCTATTCAATTTATTTATAGGATTGATTCTGATACCTCTAAATCTGATACTTTCATTTGGTCCGGATATCCTTTCACAGAGTATATTGTATATTTCTCTTTTTTTGTTGGCCTTTTTGTTAATTATCAGGACATTTCGAGGGGTTTTTATTGCATCGGATTTTTTTAACAACAGATTATTCCAAATAATTATTTACCTTTGTGCCTTCGAAATTGCTCCTATGCTTATTTTGGTAAAAACAGCAGTGAAATTTGTGATTTAA
- a CDS encoding undecaprenyl/decaprenyl-phosphate alpha-N-acetylglucosaminyl 1-phosphate transferase — protein sequence MYDIILAFITSFALTYLAIPSIINVAIKKNLMDEPDERRSHKVSTPSLGGIGIFAGTLFSIILWTPFRYFGDLQYILCAFIIIFLIGAKDDIDPMSPSRKFLGELFAAGLLVFRANVRLTSLYGFFGIYEIPYIASIILSIFTIIVIINAFNLIDGINGLSGSIGLLISSVLGTWFFFVDSIEIAIVAFALCGSLVAFLKYNISPAKIFMGDTGALLLGLVCSILAIKFIELHKEIGISQFTFKSAPSMAIAILILPLFDTLRVFTLRVIQGKSPFYPDRKHIHHILIDLGLSHTQATGLLLMINILFIILAIKLQHIGNFMLLMVVFLIALILSLIASRMAEKRKTSD from the coding sequence ATGTATGATATAATTTTGGCCTTTATCACTTCTTTCGCACTGACCTATCTGGCCATTCCTTCTATTATCAATGTAGCCATTAAAAAAAACCTGATGGACGAACCAGATGAAAGGCGCTCACACAAAGTGAGTACTCCATCCCTGGGAGGAATAGGAATTTTTGCGGGCACTCTTTTTTCTATTATTCTTTGGACACCATTCAGATATTTCGGTGACCTGCAGTATATATTATGTGCATTCATCATCATTTTCCTGATCGGCGCAAAAGATGATATTGACCCGATGTCACCTTCCAGAAAATTTTTAGGGGAGTTGTTTGCCGCAGGGCTTCTCGTATTCAGGGCAAATGTTCGTCTCACCAGTCTTTACGGCTTCTTTGGGATTTATGAAATACCTTACATAGCGAGTATTATCCTATCCATTTTTACCATCATTGTTATTATTAATGCATTTAATCTGATCGATGGCATTAACGGACTTTCGGGAAGTATTGGACTTTTGATATCTTCCGTTCTGGGCACCTGGTTTTTCTTTGTGGACAGCATAGAAATTGCCATTGTAGCATTTGCATTATGTGGATCTTTGGTTGCATTTTTAAAATACAATATTTCCCCTGCAAAAATTTTTATGGGAGATACGGGCGCCTTGTTGTTGGGATTAGTTTGTTCTATTCTGGCAATTAAATTTATTGAATTACACAAAGAAATCGGAATCTCACAGTTTACTTTTAAATCTGCACCTTCGATGGCTATTGCCATATTGATATTACCTTTGTTTGATACTTTAAGAGTCTTTACGCTAAGAGTCATTCAAGGGAAATCACCATTTTACCCTGACAGGAAACATATACATCATATTTTAATTGACCTGGGATTATCTCATACGCAGGCAACCGGTTTGTTATTGATGATCAACATATTATTTATTATATTAGCAATAAAACTTCAACATATAGGAAATTTTATGCTGTTGATGGTTGTATTCCTTATTGCACTCATTTTATCCTTAATAGCCAGCAGAATGGCTGAAAAAAGAAAAACTTCAGATTAA
- the crcB gene encoding fluoride efflux transporter CrcB yields the protein MIQWILIFIGGGLGAMTRFGFTRVFGNLNSGNLILPFATFLTNIVSCFILGILINKYISEGLSENNRLLLATGFCGGFSTFSTLSLEMLQMIEKGQFGVALMYIGVSTVAGLFFLYLGYKLHL from the coding sequence ATGATACAATGGATTTTGATATTTATAGGGGGAGGATTGGGGGCAATGACCAGATTCGGGTTTACCCGGGTCTTTGGAAATCTAAATTCAGGTAATCTTATTTTACCCTTTGCTACTTTTCTTACCAATATTGTAAGTTGTTTTATTTTAGGAATATTAATTAATAAATATATCTCTGAAGGACTTAGTGAGAATAACAGACTACTATTGGCGACAGGATTTTGTGGCGGATTCAGCACCTTTTCTACTCTTAGTCTTGAAATGTTGCAGATGATAGAAAAAGGACAATTTGGGGTAGCTCTGATGTATATAGGAGTGAGTACGGTAGCCGGGTTATTCTTTTTATATCTGGGGTATAAACTTCATTTGTAA
- the gldE gene encoding gliding motility-associated protein GldE, with the protein MESEPPPLYFSSLILFASDGVADVNLLFLFLALLIISSGLISASEVAYFSLNINDIKSLEEMNSENSRKALLLKDRPRYLLATILIGNNFVNIAIVVVADIIIRNLLGAEKLFETGMWLHRNLFFGFFTPDILATAFNFFITVICVTFILVLFGEAMPKIYASVNKMKIILLMSGPLSFMKLLFTPLSSVLVNWSGLLERKLGKTNSQITSKEDIDAAIDLTVVRNNEKDNQEAGILKGIVNFGDISARQIMRPRMDIIAVEENMSFKELMKIVKDSGYSRLPVYNEDFDNIIGILYVKDLIAHTESPENFDWKPLVRNNVLFVPESKKIDELLREFQSKRTHMAIIVDEYGGTAGIATLEDIMEEVVGDIKDEFDVDEDIDYIKISENNFIFEGKTLLKDVCRVIGENTNYFDELRDEADTLAGLILEITGSIPKPEKEITVGRLTLKVISVTKKRIEKISVIINSNPSE; encoded by the coding sequence TTGGAATCCGAACCCCCGCCCTTATACTTCAGTAGTTTGATCTTATTTGCTTCAGATGGAGTCGCAGATGTAAATTTATTGTTTTTATTTTTAGCATTGCTCATTATCAGTTCCGGTTTGATATCCGCATCAGAAGTAGCCTATTTTTCATTGAATATTAATGATATCAAATCACTGGAGGAGATGAATAGTGAGAACAGCAGAAAAGCACTGCTTCTCAAAGATCGCCCCAGATACCTTTTAGCAACTATACTGATTGGTAATAATTTTGTAAATATTGCGATTGTAGTAGTTGCTGATATCATCATCCGAAATTTATTGGGAGCCGAAAAGCTCTTTGAAACGGGAATGTGGTTGCACCGGAATTTATTTTTTGGTTTTTTTACCCCCGACATTTTAGCTACAGCTTTCAATTTTTTTATAACCGTCATCTGTGTGACATTTATTTTGGTATTATTTGGAGAAGCAATGCCGAAAATTTATGCATCTGTCAATAAAATGAAGATAATTTTATTAATGTCCGGACCATTGAGTTTTATGAAATTGCTCTTTACTCCGCTTAGCTCAGTTCTTGTAAATTGGTCCGGATTGCTGGAACGAAAATTAGGTAAAACCAACAGCCAGATAACTTCAAAAGAAGATATAGACGCAGCTATAGATCTCACTGTGGTCAGAAACAATGAGAAGGATAATCAGGAAGCCGGAATATTAAAGGGTATTGTTAATTTCGGAGACATATCTGCCAGACAGATCATGAGACCAAGAATGGATATCATAGCGGTGGAAGAAAATATGTCTTTCAAAGAACTTATGAAAATTGTAAAAGACTCGGGGTATTCCCGACTACCGGTGTACAACGAAGATTTTGACAATATCATAGGGATTCTTTACGTAAAAGATCTGATTGCTCACACAGAATCACCTGAAAATTTTGACTGGAAACCATTAGTGAGGAATAATGTATTATTTGTTCCTGAGTCAAAGAAAATTGACGAGTTACTCAGAGAATTTCAAAGTAAAAGGACACACATGGCTATTATTGTGGATGAATATGGCGGGACAGCAGGAATAGCCACACTTGAAGATATCATGGAAGAGGTCGTAGGTGATATCAAGGATGAATTTGATGTGGATGAAGATATTGATTATATAAAAATATCTGAAAATAATTTCATTTTTGAAGGCAAAACTTTGTTGAAAGACGTTTGCAGAGTGATAGGTGAGAATACAAATTATTTTGATGAGTTAAGAGACGAAGCAGATACATTGGCCGGATTAATTCTTGAAATAACCGGTAGTATCCCAAAACCAGAGAAGGAAATTACAGTCGGTAGGCTGACTCTGAAAGTAATCAGTGTAACGAAAAAGAGAATTGAAAAAATCAGCGTTATCATTAATTCTAATCCATCCGAATAA
- the mutY gene encoding A/G-specific adenine glycosylase, whose protein sequence is MNHKRFTQLLLEWHQGTDRDLPWKKTNDPYFIWLSEIILQQTRVKQALPYFHNFVSQFPTIHDLAYATEDAVMKTWEGLGYYSRARNLHATAKYIVNNFEGQFPSGYNEILSLKGVGPYTAAAIASFAFGHRYAVVDGNVIRVISRIKGIREAVDLPEVKAEIQQYVDSAICYSDPALFNQAIMDFGATHCTFSKPLCHECILKQYCKAFNEQNTDIIPVKSKKPVRKSRYFHFFHIDFNGATILFRRDENDIWKNLYTLPFTESVDICLPDNFDTNKFLEDLGLKGINVIKEMVPVFTQKQTLTHQNIFGAFYTLDIEKLCREIKTPYYLVESKKVSNFAFPKIINDYFRTHLTNEKLQLKQKRKFNQI, encoded by the coding sequence ATGAATCATAAAAGATTTACGCAATTGTTGTTGGAATGGCATCAGGGGACAGATCGTGACTTACCCTGGAAAAAGACAAATGATCCTTATTTCATCTGGTTATCAGAAATAATACTTCAACAAACAAGGGTAAAACAAGCACTTCCGTATTTTCATAATTTCGTTTCACAATTTCCGACTATTCATGACCTGGCATATGCGACAGAAGATGCTGTAATGAAAACCTGGGAAGGTTTGGGTTATTATTCCAGGGCACGAAACCTTCACGCTACCGCAAAGTACATAGTGAATAATTTTGAAGGACAGTTTCCGTCAGGGTACAATGAAATATTGAGTTTGAAAGGGGTAGGGCCTTATACTGCTGCTGCAATTGCCAGTTTTGCTTTTGGACACAGGTATGCTGTCGTAGATGGAAATGTCATTAGGGTTATAAGCAGAATTAAAGGAATTAGGGAGGCAGTTGATTTGCCTGAAGTAAAAGCAGAAATTCAACAATATGTAGATAGTGCGATATGTTATTCTGACCCTGCCCTTTTTAATCAGGCAATAATGGATTTTGGAGCTACCCATTGCACTTTTAGCAAACCTTTATGTCATGAGTGTATATTAAAGCAATATTGTAAAGCCTTCAACGAGCAAAATACCGATATAATACCGGTAAAATCTAAAAAGCCGGTCAGAAAAAGCAGGTACTTTCATTTTTTTCATATTGACTTTAATGGTGCCACCATTTTGTTTCGAAGGGATGAAAATGATATTTGGAAAAATCTATACACACTTCCATTTACGGAAAGTGTTGATATTTGTTTGCCGGATAACTTTGATACAAATAAGTTTCTTGAAGATTTGGGGTTAAAAGGGATAAATGTCATAAAAGAAATGGTGCCGGTTTTCACTCAAAAACAGACATTGACGCATCAAAATATATTCGGAGCCTTTTACACATTGGATATCGAAAAGCTCTGTAGGGAAATAAAAACGCCCTATTATTTGGTAGAAAGCAAAAAAGTATCAAACTTTGCGTTTCCAAAAATCATAAATGATTATTTTAGAACGCATCTCACAAATGAAAAGCTACAGTTAAAACAAAAAAGAAAATTTAATCAAATTTAG
- a CDS encoding CoA pyrophosphatase, whose amino-acid sequence MNIDISFIDKLEKRLNEPLPGELAQDIMAPAHHYLYREIPPDYKTASVLALLLPKNKEWHLALIERNADDPHDKHAGQLSLPGGKLDEIDYTLEDCAIRETYEEIGVEPSSIGILGALSPLYVFVSNFMVYPFVGFTTDTPKYSLQKSEVSDLIEIPLSFLTNTGNKSKTDIIIREQKLTNVPYYKVKNKILWGATAMILSEFEYLLSELED is encoded by the coding sequence ATGAATATTGACATAAGTTTTATTGACAAACTTGAAAAGAGACTTAATGAACCATTACCGGGAGAATTAGCGCAGGATATTATGGCTCCTGCGCATCATTATCTTTACAGAGAAATACCTCCTGACTATAAAACTGCCAGTGTACTCGCTCTCTTATTACCTAAAAACAAAGAGTGGCATTTAGCTCTGATCGAACGCAATGCGGATGATCCGCATGACAAACATGCAGGTCAGCTTAGTCTTCCTGGAGGTAAGCTGGATGAAATTGATTATACCCTTGAAGATTGTGCCATCAGGGAAACGTATGAAGAAATAGGTGTTGAGCCCAGTTCTATCGGCATTTTAGGTGCTCTGAGTCCTCTTTATGTTTTTGTAAGTAACTTTATGGTGTATCCGTTTGTAGGATTTACCACTGATACTCCTAAATATTCCCTTCAGAAATCTGAAGTTTCAGACTTGATAGAAATTCCACTTTCTTTTCTGACGAATACGGGCAACAAAAGTAAAACGGATATTATCATTCGGGAACAAAAACTGACAAATGTACCCTACTACAAGGTAAAAAATAAAATTCTGTGGGGAGCTACTGCCATGATTTTGAGTGAATTCGAATATCTTTTGTCTGAACTGGAAGATTAA
- a CDS encoding uroporphyrinogen-III synthase, with protein MAIKGNVSKDGSQQVAENYYPVKTLLISQPKPLEKSPYYELEEKYQLIIDWRPFIKVEPVSEKEFRKNRISLGDFKCVIFSSKGAIDNFFRLCEETRVKVSQDTRYFCLTEAIANYLQKFILYRKRKVFVGKRIAEDLAPYFNKYKNEKFLLPCSNVGSGEIVNYLEKINIHHTDVVMYKTVSDDLSDLSDVFYDVLAFFSPQGLESLFENFPDFKQNRTRIAVFGNATCKAAEEKGLIVNIKAPTPEAPSMTKALENYISIANGKPSPHE; from the coding sequence ATGGCAATAAAAGGTAATGTTTCAAAGGATGGTTCTCAGCAAGTTGCAGAAAACTATTATCCGGTTAAGACCTTGCTGATTTCACAACCCAAACCTTTGGAGAAATCTCCATATTATGAGTTGGAAGAAAAATATCAGTTGATTATTGACTGGAGGCCCTTTATAAAGGTAGAACCGGTTAGTGAAAAAGAGTTTCGCAAGAACAGAATTAGTTTAGGTGATTTTAAATGTGTCATTTTTTCCAGCAAAGGAGCAATTGATAACTTTTTCAGACTTTGTGAAGAAACCAGAGTGAAGGTATCACAGGATACCAGATATTTTTGCCTGACAGAAGCAATCGCCAATTATCTTCAGAAATTTATTCTTTACAGGAAACGAAAAGTTTTTGTGGGAAAAAGAATTGCAGAAGATCTGGCTCCTTATTTCAATAAATACAAAAATGAAAAATTTCTGTTGCCCTGCTCTAATGTTGGTTCAGGTGAAATAGTCAACTATCTCGAAAAGATAAACATCCATCACACGGATGTAGTAATGTACAAAACCGTATCAGATGACCTTTCAGATCTGAGTGATGTGTTTTATGATGTGTTGGCATTTTTCAGTCCGCAAGGACTGGAGTCCCTCTTTGAAAATTTTCCTGATTTCAAACAAAACAGAACCCGTATTGCAGTTTTTGGAAATGCAACCTGTAAAGCAGCAGAAGAAAAAGGTCTGATTGTCAATATCAAAGCACCTACTCCTGAAGCACCTTCCATGACCAAAGCTCTGGAAAATTATATTTCAATTGCAAACGGCAAGCCATCCCCGCATGAATAA
- a CDS encoding single-stranded DNA-binding protein has protein sequence MVNKVTLIGNLGKDPEVRTLENGAKVATFTLATNENYKDRNDTWQTQTEWHNIVVWRFLAEKAERELKKGTLVYLEGKITHRKYQDKDGVDRYVTEVVANSMNSLEKRENSSRMPPLPTAENDPLAEKSSMSHNTSTQPGVEDDLPF, from the coding sequence ATGGTAAATAAAGTAACGTTAATCGGAAATCTGGGTAAAGACCCGGAAGTAAGAACACTTGAAAATGGTGCGAAAGTAGCCACATTCACATTAGCTACCAATGAGAATTATAAAGACAGAAATGATACCTGGCAAACCCAAACGGAATGGCATAATATAGTAGTGTGGAGATTTCTGGCAGAAAAAGCTGAAAGAGAACTAAAGAAAGGTACCTTAGTGTATCTGGAAGGTAAAATTACTCATCGCAAATATCAGGATAAAGACGGTGTTGACCGATATGTAACAGAGGTGGTTGCAAATTCCATGAATTCTTTGGAAAAACGTGAAAATTCATCCAGAATGCCTCCTTTGCCAACTGCTGAAAATGATCCTTTGGCAGAAAAATCATCGATGAGTCATAATACATCAACTCAACCTGGGGTGGAAGATGATTTGCCATTTTAA